CAATTTTTGATAGCGTTGATTTTATTATCACATCACCAAGTAGAGGAATTTTTAGGAATAATTGATCGGTTTTTCTTCTAAACTCAAAATTTTTCTTACGAAAATTTCTCAAAACAAAAACCACACCAATTAATATTGCTACTAAAACCCCACCACCGGAAGGGTCTCTAACAAACTCACTAACATTAACTATAAATTGAGTTGGCCCCGGAAGTTCATTACCCATTGATTGAAACATCGCCTGAAACACAGGCACAACCTTCACAAGCATTATAATTATTACAATTATTGCAACGCAAAAAACTATTATCGGATACATCAAAGCACCACGAACTTTTTTACGAATATTCTCAATTTTCGCTAAATGCTGGACTAATTTTTCAAGGAATATAGTAAGCTTTCCGCTTGATTCCCCAGCTTTTAGGAGGTTTATATAAACTTGATCAAAAACTTCATTATGCTCTGCAAATGCATCTGAAAGGGTTGTGCCTGCCTCAACATCAGTTCTAATTTTATTTGCAACAACTCTTAGATGTTTGTTTTCTGCTTGCTCCTCAAGCATTTTGAGGGTTTTTAGAATTGGTAAACCAGATTTAACCATCGTTACTAATTTTTTAGTAAAGATGATTTTATCCTTATTTTTTATCGCTTTGGCTTTATATTTTACTGGCTTTTCTTCAGATTTTTCATCAGCTTCAGTTTCCACTTGAGAAATTTGTGTAACTATAATTCCTTGTTTAGAAATCATCTGAATAGCCTTCTCCTGAGAATCAGCCTCAACAATGCCATTCCTTGGCAGATTACCTTCAAAACCTTCCCAATTAAATATTTTCATAACTTTCTAAGGTTGATGGTTTATAGTTGATGGTTGATAGAAAAATATTTTATCCATCAACGATAAACCATTAACGATAAACGATCTAATCCAGCACTAAAACTCGTTTATATTCTTCAACTGAAATTTTGCCCTCTCTGATGAATCTTCGTCCAACTTCTTGCAGGGTTTCAAACCCATCTTTTTTAGCAACCTCAACCATTTGTGCTTCTGTTGCGTTACTCAAAATTGCTTCTTTTAGCCTTGCATTTACTGGCAAAATCTCGTGAATACCAACTCTACCTTTAATTCCCGTATCATTACATCTATCACAGCCTTTGGATTTTTGAGGCTTAAAATTTTTAACTTCTTCCTCACTAAAACCAAGCTCAATAAGGGTTGTGGCTTTGACATTATTATCATCAGCTAAACAATGCGGGCAGTTTTTACGAGCCAATCTTTGCGCTAAAACTAAATTCAATGCTGATGTTATCAAGTAACTCGGAACACCCATATTGAGAAGCCTTGTAATTGTGCTTGCCGCATCGTTTGTGTGTAGTGTGCTCATCACCATATGGCCAGTGAGTGCGGCTTTTATTGCAATATCACTGGTTTCTTTATCACGAATTTCACCCACCATTATCACCTCAGGATCTTGCCTTAAGAATGATCTCAAAGCTGCCGCAAAACTAAGACCGATATTATCACGAACTTGCACCTGCCCAACTCCTTTTAGGTCATATTCAACAGGGTCTTCAGCGGTTAGAATATTAACACCCGGCTTATTTATTTCTTTAAGTGCCGCATAAAGTGTTGTTGATTTACCAGAGCCAGTTGGCCCTGTAACCAAGAGCATTCCTTGCGGAGAATGAATTGCTTTGCGGAGTTTTTTAAGATTTTCTTCAGGAATACCAAGCTCATTGAGCGTAAAATTGGCGGCATCTGGATCTAAAATCCTCATCACCACCCTTTCACCATTAACGGTTGGCAGAATTGAAACCCTCAAATCAACTGATTTCTCGGCAAGTTGCGAAGTTATTGCACCATCTTGCGGAAGCCTTCTTTCAGAAATATCTAAGTTCGCAAGAATTTTTAGGCGAGCAATAACTGCGGAATAATTAAGATTTAGAAAATCCGTAAATTCTTCCATAACCTGCAAAACGCCATCTTTTCTATATCGCACTTGAGCGTTTTCTCTAAATGGTTCAATGTGAATATCGCTAACGCCCATTGCTATTGCGTTTGAGAGAATACTTTCAACGAAATCTATAACATCTGTGCCAGCAATAATTCTTGATTTTTTCTCTTTCTTTTCTTCATCAATACCAAGCAAATAATCAGGTATTACATTATTATTTTTCGTCGCACCAGTTTGAGTAAGAATATTTTCATCATCTTCATCAGTTTGTGCCTCTAAAGAACGCAAGAAATCATCGTCCATTTTACTTTTTAGGGTTTCAAGATATTCCTGCATTTCAGAGAGTGAAACAACACTTGCCTCAACCAAATTTGCATTTGAAATCACCTGCATATT
This sequence is a window from Rickettsiales bacterium. Protein-coding genes within it:
- a CDS encoding type II secretion system F family protein translates to MKIFNWEGFEGNLPRNGIVEADSQEKAIQMISKQGIIVTQISQVETEADEKSEEKPVKYKAKAIKNKDKIIFTKKLVTMVKSGLPILKTLKMLEEQAENKHLRVVANKIRTDVEAGTTLSDAFAEHNEVFDQVYINLLKAGESSGKLTIFLEKLVQHLAKIENIRKKVRGALMYPIIVFCVAIIVIIIMLVKVVPVFQAMFQSMGNELPGPTQFIVNVSEFVRDPSGGGVLVAILIGVVFVLRNFRKKNFEFRRKTDQLFLKIPLLGDVIIKSTLSKIAMISANLSAAGVSVIETFNIISKSISNIIFLEAFDGIKKGVTEGKSLSQLYSSYEIFPPTFHQMISIGEETGRLDEMLTAVANYYEEEFDMLVDKMTELLEPIMIVFMGVTVGFIIIAMYMPIFQIGKAVQGG
- a CDS encoding ATPase, T2SS/T4P/T4SS family, whose amino-acid sequence is MLTLPKDTDKLLLEFLRNSNTISEEQISEAETFAKAISSGVIDALIQTNAINEEQIADNFCSSYGLSRSKVRLSNIKVRPLQDTITDQFIIKKRIVPVDKSGDKVYVAVADPSALESFNNMQVISNANLVEASVVSLSEMQEYLETLKSKMDDDFLRSLEAQTDEDDENILTQTGATKNNNVIPDYLLGIDEEKKEKKSRIIAGTDVIDFVESILSNAIAMGVSDIHIEPFRENAQVRYRKDGVLQVMEEFTDFLNLNYSAVIARLKILANLDISERRLPQDGAITSQLAEKSVDLRVSILPTVNGERVVMRILDPDAANFTLNELGIPEENLKKLRKAIHSPQGMLLVTGPTGSGKSTTLYAALKEINKPGVNILTAEDPVEYDLKGVGQVQVRDNIGLSFAAALRSFLRQDPEVIMVGEIRDKETSDIAIKAALTGHMVMSTLHTNDAASTITRLLNMGVPSYLITSALNLVLAQRLARKNCPHCLADDNNVKATTLIELGFSEEEVKNFKPQKSKGCDRCNDTGIKGRVGIHEILPVNARLKEAILSNATEAQMVEVAKKDGFETLQEVGRRFIREGKISVEEYKRVLVLD